Proteins from a single region of Fundidesulfovibrio magnetotacticus:
- a CDS encoding universal stress protein translates to MQVLVAHDGSPQAGKALEEAARIASKFSGGITIVTVAPDVCMGSEELSPEECSLVARSLSAEAEARARKAAQSLKAKGIEAQVLVRAGRPPEQIVEAARETGADLIVIGSVGRHGAARLLLGSVSSRVAELADVNVLIVK, encoded by the coding sequence ATGCAGGTGCTCGTGGCCCACGACGGTTCGCCCCAGGCGGGCAAGGCGCTGGAAGAGGCGGCCAGGATCGCCTCGAAATTTTCGGGCGGCATCACCATCGTCACAGTGGCCCCGGACGTGTGCATGGGCTCGGAGGAGCTTTCCCCCGAGGAGTGCTCCCTGGTGGCGCGCTCCCTCTCCGCCGAGGCGGAGGCCCGGGCGCGCAAGGCCGCGCAATCGCTCAAGGCCAAGGGGATCGAGGCCCAGGTGCTGGTGCGCGCCGGGCGCCCCCCGGAGCAGATCGTCGAAGCCGCCCGGGAGACCGGCGCGGATCTCATCGTGATTGGCAGCGTGGGCAGGCACGGGGCAGCCAGGCTCCTCCTGGGCTCGGTGTCCTCGAGGGTGGCCGAGCTTGCCGACGTCAACGTTCTCATCGTCAAATAA
- a CDS encoding CreA family protein, producing the protein MSARILTILALAILFAAPAQAEELDCLTTEWKLLGANHKVCVYAFDDPDVPCVTCYLSQARKGGVSGAVGLAEDPSEFSLECVQTRPCDMPDKLPKSRKVFSEGTSLLFKDTAITRIVDPKRKTLVYLAISRKVIDGSPKNAISTVVLRP; encoded by the coding sequence ATGTCCGCACGCATCCTGACCATTCTGGCCCTCGCGATCCTCTTCGCCGCACCCGCCCAGGCCGAGGAGCTGGACTGCCTGACCACCGAGTGGAAGCTCCTGGGGGCCAACCACAAGGTGTGCGTCTACGCCTTCGACGACCCCGACGTGCCCTGCGTCACCTGCTACCTGAGCCAGGCCCGCAAGGGCGGGGTGTCCGGGGCCGTGGGCCTGGCGGAAGACCCCTCGGAATTCTCCCTGGAGTGCGTGCAGACCCGCCCCTGCGACATGCCCGACAAGCTGCCCAAGTCTCGCAAGGTGTTCTCCGAGGGCACGTCGCTGCTCTTCAAGGACACCGCCATCACCCGCATCGTGGACCCCAAGCGCAAGACGCTGGTCTACCTGGCCATCAGCCGCAAGGTCATCGACGGTTCGCCCAAGAACGCCATCTCCACGGTGGTGCTGCGCCCGTGA
- a CDS encoding universal stress protein codes for MRVLLALDESTQAMDEAVRLCRERGAALTALFVLDGNWSDYTGHDWLSGSTVRGAYIEYAGQEDIKDSERLAAELRARAGDLPLEVKLANGVVREEILKEAETGGYDLLVMAHPFWRGTATVRDTARDLLGKLPCSLLLVKTPPHDI; via the coding sequence ATGCGCGTGCTCCTGGCCCTGGACGAATCCACCCAGGCCATGGACGAGGCCGTGAGGCTGTGCCGCGAACGCGGCGCGGCCCTCACGGCCCTGTTCGTGCTCGACGGCAACTGGAGCGACTACACCGGGCACGACTGGCTCTCGGGCTCCACCGTGCGCGGGGCCTACATCGAATACGCAGGCCAGGAGGACATCAAGGACTCCGAGCGCCTGGCGGCCGAACTGCGCGCCCGCGCGGGCGACCTGCCCCTGGAGGTCAAACTGGCCAACGGCGTGGTGCGCGAGGAGATCCTCAAGGAAGCCGAGACGGGCGGCTACGACCTGCTCGTGATGGCCCACCCCTTCTGGCGCGGCACCGCCACCGTGCGCGACACCGCCCGCGACCTCCTGGGCAAGCTGCCCTGCTCGCTCCTTCTGGTGAAGACGCCCCCCCACGACATCTGA
- a CDS encoding bifunctional diguanylate cyclase/phosphodiesterase → MTGGQTFDAENFLSLFEEVPVAVCLIDAADRALKVNKAFERLFGYRREEIEGRPLLGLVIPLGRENEVATLAEGVRRGGKGRLETTRRRSDGSHVQVAVTLFPASGRSGEERFFAVYNDLQELRDAEKDLRRAQDKYQAFFENAAEGIFQSTPGGGYIVVNPALARIYGYNSPEDLMNSLRDIERELYADPGRRDDFIRAITAAGEVRDFESRVRRKDGSVIWISENARVVRRPDGSLDFFEGTVTDVTARREAEEALKASSERYRSLVKSASDGILTLKDTAVVSTNLRARELFGFDEDEIPGLCLENLLPPVQPDGRPSGQVARELLDKALAGAPQKIEWVHQRKDAAWFHAEVSLNRFDAHGETFLTAVVRDISERKRTEAALERERAHLKLLFESSPQAMVLLSPEGRVLNVNPAFTRLFGYPSADVAGEFNRNLIVPEHLAAEAASFNAQVNAGRFVSKETVRRAKNGTLIPVSVLGYPIELGGRIEGIYYIYEDITERKSFEDQLTHQAFHDGLTGLPNRNLFTERLNRAMERSKRRMGYNFAVLLLDLDRFKRINDSLGHLAGDILLKGIARRLESCVRSVDTVARLGGDEFAVLLEEFATSREVIDVADRIRHVLDKPFTISGNEVYCGASIGIVLKTQGYTTAEDILRDSDIAMYRSKESGKDRLAFTRRMHALAVENLRMENELRQGLKNGDLTLHYQPIYSLPGRVLQGFEALARWKHPTLGMIPPARFIPLAEETGLIEPLGEWALAEAMLRLGRWRELLPQARSLYMTANISSKQFRQTDLVESIRLGLSAHHIPPHLFKLEITESVIMRDAKTSGDKLGKLKNLGVHLLVDDFGTGYSSLSYLQRFPIDGLKIDRSFVSGQGDARENREIVRTIVSLARNLELDVVAEGVETREQLESVAALGCLSAQGYLFSPPVDAASAERLIRLAGQG, encoded by the coding sequence ATGACGGGCGGGCAGACTTTCGATGCAGAGAACTTCCTGAGCCTCTTCGAGGAGGTTCCCGTGGCCGTGTGCCTTATCGACGCGGCCGACAGAGCCCTGAAGGTGAACAAGGCCTTCGAGCGCCTTTTCGGCTACCGCCGTGAGGAGATCGAGGGCCGTCCGCTGCTGGGGCTGGTGATCCCCCTCGGCCGCGAGAACGAGGTGGCCACCCTGGCCGAGGGCGTCCGCCGGGGGGGCAAGGGCCGCCTGGAGACCACCCGCAGGCGCAGCGACGGCAGCCACGTGCAGGTGGCCGTAACGCTCTTTCCGGCCTCCGGGCGCTCCGGCGAGGAGAGGTTCTTCGCCGTCTACAACGACCTCCAGGAACTGCGCGACGCCGAAAAGGACCTGCGCCGCGCCCAGGACAAATACCAGGCCTTTTTCGAGAACGCCGCCGAGGGCATCTTCCAGTCCACGCCCGGGGGCGGCTACATCGTCGTGAACCCTGCCCTGGCGCGCATCTACGGCTACAACTCGCCCGAGGACCTGATGAACTCGCTGCGAGACATCGAGCGCGAACTCTACGCGGACCCCGGGCGTCGCGACGACTTCATCCGCGCCATCACCGCCGCGGGGGAGGTGCGCGACTTCGAGTCGCGCGTGCGCCGCAAGGACGGCTCCGTCATCTGGATCAGCGAGAACGCGCGCGTGGTCCGCCGCCCGGACGGCAGCCTGGACTTCTTCGAAGGCACCGTCACCGACGTCACAGCCCGGCGCGAGGCCGAGGAGGCCCTCAAGGCCAGCAGCGAGCGCTACCGCTCCCTGGTGAAGTCGGCCTCCGACGGCATCCTCACCCTCAAGGACACGGCCGTGGTGAGCACCAACCTGCGCGCCCGCGAACTCTTCGGGTTCGACGAGGACGAAATCCCCGGGCTGTGCCTGGAGAACCTGCTGCCGCCCGTGCAGCCCGACGGACGTCCCTCGGGGCAGGTGGCCCGCGAACTCTTGGACAAGGCCCTGGCCGGAGCGCCCCAGAAGATCGAATGGGTGCACCAGCGCAAGGACGCCGCGTGGTTCCACGCCGAGGTCTCGCTCAACCGCTTCGACGCCCACGGCGAGACCTTCCTCACCGCCGTGGTGCGCGACATCTCGGAGCGCAAGCGCACCGAAGCCGCCCTGGAGCGCGAACGCGCCCACCTGAAGCTGCTCTTCGAGAGCTCCCCGCAGGCCATGGTGCTGCTCAGCCCTGAGGGCCGAGTGCTCAACGTGAACCCCGCCTTCACGCGCCTCTTCGGCTACCCCAGCGCGGACGTGGCGGGCGAGTTCAACCGCAACCTCATCGTGCCCGAACACCTGGCCGCCGAGGCCGCCAGCTTCAACGCCCAGGTGAACGCCGGGCGCTTCGTTTCCAAGGAGACCGTGCGCCGCGCCAAGAACGGCACGCTCATCCCCGTCTCGGTGCTGGGCTACCCCATCGAGCTGGGCGGGCGCATCGAGGGCATCTACTACATCTACGAGGACATCACCGAGCGCAAGAGCTTCGAGGACCAGCTCACCCACCAGGCCTTCCACGACGGGCTCACCGGCCTGCCCAACCGCAACCTCTTCACCGAGCGCCTCAACCGCGCCATGGAACGCTCCAAGCGGCGCATGGGCTACAACTTCGCCGTGCTGCTCCTGGACCTGGACCGCTTCAAGCGCATCAACGACTCCCTGGGACACCTGGCGGGGGACATCCTGCTCAAGGGCATCGCCCGGCGGCTGGAGTCCTGCGTTCGCTCCGTGGACACCGTGGCCCGCCTGGGCGGCGACGAGTTCGCCGTGCTCCTGGAGGAGTTCGCCACCTCCCGCGAGGTGATCGACGTGGCCGACCGCATCCGCCACGTGTTGGACAAGCCCTTCACCATCTCCGGCAACGAGGTCTACTGCGGGGCCAGCATCGGCATCGTGCTCAAGACCCAGGGCTACACCACCGCCGAGGACATCCTGCGCGACTCCGACATCGCCATGTACCGCTCCAAGGAGTCCGGCAAGGACCGCCTGGCCTTCACACGGCGCATGCACGCCCTGGCCGTGGAAAACCTGCGCATGGAGAACGAACTGCGTCAGGGCCTGAAAAACGGCGACCTGACCCTGCACTACCAGCCCATCTACTCCCTGCCCGGACGCGTGCTCCAGGGCTTCGAGGCCCTGGCGCGCTGGAAGCACCCCACCCTGGGCATGATCCCCCCGGCGCGCTTCATCCCCCTGGCCGAGGAGACGGGGCTCATCGAGCCCCTGGGCGAGTGGGCGCTGGCCGAGGCCATGCTGCGCCTGGGCCGCTGGCGGGAGCTGCTGCCCCAGGCCCGCTCGCTCTACATGACGGCCAACATCTCCAGCAAACAGTTCCGCCAGACGGACCTGGTGGAGTCCATCCGCCTCGGCCTTTCGGCCCACCATATCCCACCGCATCTGTTCAAGCTCGAGATCACCGAAAGCGTGATCATGCGCGACGCCAAGACCTCGGGCGACAAGCTGGGCAAGCTCAAGAACCTGGGCGTGCACCTGCTGGTGGACGACTTCGGCACCGGCTACTCCTCCCTCTCCTACCTGCAGCGCTTCCCCATCGACGGGCTCAAGATCGACCGCTCCTTCGTCTCCGGCCAGGGCGACGCCCGCGAGAACCGCGAGATCGTGCGCACCATCGTGTCGCTGGCGCGCAACCTGGAGCTGGACGTGGTGGCCGAGGGCGTGGAGACACGCGAACAGCTGGAGAGCGTGGCGGCCCTGGGCTGCCTCTCCGCCCAGGGCTACCTCTTCTCGCCGCCCGTGGACGCCGCCTCGGCCGAGCGCCTCATCCGCCTGGCCGGGCAGGGGTGA
- a CDS encoding c-type heme family protein, whose protein sequence is MKKAKLKTMLVIRLLAVTLGIGLVFGVSLNHYLRVLLETEVADKAQMVLSHVLAIQTYVRETLRPTMYETLPPDSFVIEAMSTSYVTRKVLSDLNTAKDKYTYRRVALDPRNPEYGADPREAQLIAHFRENPDETQISRYYTENGEEYFMTARPVVFEEACLSCHGRPADAPKVLLARYGDQRGFGRVEGEVAGLDSIIMPVESEAAAINRAVFNYILVFAMGTLLIIGVNHLFFDRMTVVNIGRLAALMRSRFPAEAGRTLDNAPRRERDEIEGMIEDMERFADHLRDAKEQLRDYAANLEAKVAARTAQATAEAEARGADVALFLHVLELFVKGADRARLLDEALRAVAGRFEARAAGFCCFYSMNVHAWPQGAARCPNPDQQGRLLEGESVFSPGQAWAPVLSAGSVRGGLWMGWDGQTTLEGPGREVFKAVGRQLSIALENLEAMENVLRQKAVLESIFEGIADPLFLISSTGEVLHANEGAQTLLSGLGGGSGAMGFAALAAECASGRGEAIAREAVLPDGRSLTLRAYPMDRLAGSGRAIVYARDNTAEKTMLAKLQQSEKSMAMSLLAAGMAHEINNPLGVILCYARLLWDDGQSPHAQDLDIIIRHTLQARKVLEDLMRFARPRHEAQGAASLAESVEFIARVFRGKALRSATAIEVSLPPDLPPVLASSSALEQILTNLLLNALDAIEEAGDAGQGLVRIGARLDAGASEVVLTVADNGPGIPEEHLRRIFDPFFTTKSVGKGTGLGLAVVYGLVRDLDGAVDVSNDGGAVFAIRLPLAPETPDD, encoded by the coding sequence ATGAAGAAAGCCAAGCTCAAGACCATGCTCGTCATCCGGCTCCTGGCCGTGACCCTGGGCATCGGCCTGGTTTTCGGCGTCTCGCTCAACCACTATCTGCGCGTGCTCCTGGAGACCGAAGTGGCCGACAAGGCCCAGATGGTGCTCTCCCACGTGCTGGCCATCCAGACCTACGTCCGCGAGACCCTGCGCCCCACCATGTACGAGACCCTGCCGCCGGACTCGTTCGTGATCGAGGCCATGTCCACCTCCTACGTCACCCGCAAGGTGCTCTCGGACCTGAACACCGCCAAGGACAAGTACACCTACCGCCGCGTTGCGCTGGACCCGCGCAACCCCGAATACGGCGCGGACCCCCGCGAGGCCCAGCTCATCGCCCACTTCCGCGAAAACCCCGACGAGACGCAGATCAGCCGCTACTACACCGAGAACGGCGAAGAATACTTCATGACCGCGCGCCCCGTGGTCTTCGAGGAAGCCTGCCTCTCCTGCCACGGCAGACCCGCCGACGCGCCCAAGGTGCTCCTTGCCCGCTACGGCGACCAGCGCGGCTTCGGACGCGTCGAAGGCGAGGTGGCAGGGCTCGACAGCATCATCATGCCCGTGGAGAGCGAGGCCGCGGCCATCAACCGCGCCGTGTTCAACTACATCCTGGTCTTCGCCATGGGGACGCTGCTCATCATCGGCGTCAACCACCTCTTCTTCGACCGCATGACCGTGGTGAACATCGGCCGCCTGGCCGCGCTCATGCGTTCGCGCTTTCCCGCCGAGGCCGGGCGCACCCTGGACAACGCCCCGCGCCGCGAACGCGACGAGATAGAGGGCATGATCGAAGACATGGAGCGCTTCGCCGACCACCTGCGCGACGCAAAGGAACAACTGCGCGACTACGCCGCCAACCTGGAGGCCAAGGTGGCCGCCCGCACCGCCCAGGCCACCGCCGAGGCCGAGGCCCGGGGCGCGGACGTGGCCCTGTTTCTCCACGTGCTGGAACTTTTCGTGAAAGGGGCCGACCGCGCGCGGCTGCTCGACGAGGCCCTGCGCGCCGTGGCCGGGCGCTTCGAGGCGCGCGCCGCCGGGTTCTGCTGCTTCTACTCCATGAACGTCCACGCCTGGCCCCAGGGCGCGGCCCGCTGCCCCAACCCCGATCAGCAGGGCAGGCTCCTGGAGGGCGAAAGCGTCTTCTCCCCCGGCCAGGCCTGGGCACCCGTGCTCTCGGCCGGGTCGGTGCGCGGCGGCCTCTGGATGGGCTGGGACGGCCAGACCACCCTGGAAGGCCCCGGGCGCGAGGTGTTCAAGGCCGTGGGCCGCCAGCTCTCCATCGCCCTGGAGAACCTGGAGGCCATGGAGAACGTGCTGCGCCAGAAGGCCGTGCTGGAGTCCATCTTCGAGGGCATCGCGGACCCCCTCTTCCTCATCTCCAGCACCGGCGAGGTGCTCCACGCCAACGAGGGCGCCCAGACGCTCCTCTCCGGCCTGGGCGGAGGCTCCGGCGCGATGGGCTTCGCCGCGCTGGCCGCCGAGTGCGCCAGCGGCCGGGGCGAGGCCATCGCCCGGGAGGCCGTGCTGCCCGACGGGCGTTCCCTCACCCTGCGCGCCTACCCCATGGACCGCCTGGCCGGCTCCGGCCGGGCCATCGTCTACGCCCGCGACAACACCGCCGAAAAGACCATGCTCGCCAAGCTCCAACAGAGCGAGAAATCCATGGCCATGAGCCTCCTGGCCGCGGGCATGGCCCACGAGATCAACAACCCCCTGGGCGTGATCCTCTGCTACGCCCGCCTGCTCTGGGACGACGGCCAGAGCCCCCACGCCCAGGACCTGGACATCATCATCCGCCACACCCTCCAGGCCCGCAAGGTGCTGGAGGACCTCATGCGTTTCGCCCGCCCCCGGCACGAGGCCCAGGGCGCGGCCAGCCTGGCCGAGTCGGTGGAGTTCATCGCACGGGTGTTCCGGGGCAAGGCCCTGCGCAGCGCCACGGCCATCGAGGTCTCGCTGCCGCCGGACCTGCCCCCCGTGCTGGCCAGTTCCTCGGCCCTGGAGCAGATCCTCACCAACCTGCTGCTCAACGCCCTGGACGCCATCGAGGAGGCGGGCGACGCCGGGCAGGGGCTGGTGCGCATCGGCGCGCGGCTCGACGCCGGGGCCTCCGAGGTGGTGCTCACCGTGGCCGACAACGGCCCGGGCATCCCGGAGGAACACCTGCGGCGCATCTTCGACCCCTTCTTCACCACCAAGAGCGTGGGCAAGGGCACCGGCCTGGGGCTGGCCGTGGTCTACGGCCTCGTGCGAGACCTCGACGGCGCCGTGGACGTGAGCAACGACGGCGGTGCCGTGTTCGCCATCCGCCTGCCCCTGGCCCCGGAGACACCCGATGACTGA
- a CDS encoding sigma-54-dependent transcriptional regulator: MTEDFSSDAILVVDDEATFAKGIARLLQKGFPAHTVLVRDSAAKALEALQERPCALMITDVRMPGQDGFALLEQALTVAPALTVVMLTGYGSVEAAVKALKSGAYDFLAKPVDQDVLFRCVARALDRAALMRENRRLRQAAGACPRGQSIIGESPAMRRLLGEIQAVAQNDYTVLIQGESGSGKELVARTIHALSRRGANTMVSLNCTAVPEHLLESELFGHVKGAFTGAAQARQGLFLAADGSTLHLDEIGDMPTHVQPKLLRALQEKEVRPVGGSEAIRVDARILASTNRRLEARMAAGEFREDLYYRLNVLTLHVPPLRERSQDIPLLARHFLARTCEELETGEKELTPDALDFIKARNWPGNVRELLNFVRRAAVFSSGPYITEAQVRLLDAQAKNPGAATGYGNYLEAKERVLDDFTRSYVLGLMERTRGNVTQAARLSGLERVSLQKILKRLGVDAARFRPAGEYADE; the protein is encoded by the coding sequence ATGACTGAAGACTTCTCCAGCGACGCCATCCTGGTGGTGGACGACGAGGCCACCTTCGCCAAGGGCATCGCCCGGCTCCTCCAGAAGGGCTTCCCCGCCCACACCGTGCTCGTGCGCGACAGCGCCGCCAAGGCCCTGGAGGCCCTGCAGGAGCGGCCCTGCGCCCTGATGATCACCGACGTGCGCATGCCCGGCCAGGACGGCTTCGCCCTGCTGGAGCAGGCCCTCACCGTGGCGCCCGCCCTCACCGTGGTGATGCTCACCGGCTACGGCAGCGTGGAGGCCGCCGTGAAGGCCCTGAAAAGCGGGGCCTACGACTTCCTGGCCAAGCCCGTGGACCAGGACGTGCTCTTCCGCTGCGTGGCCCGCGCCCTGGACCGCGCCGCGCTCATGCGCGAAAACAGACGGCTGCGCCAGGCCGCCGGAGCGTGCCCGCGCGGCCAGTCCATCATCGGCGAGAGCCCGGCCATGCGCAGGCTGCTGGGCGAAATCCAGGCCGTGGCCCAGAACGACTACACCGTGCTCATCCAGGGCGAATCGGGCTCGGGCAAGGAGCTGGTGGCGCGCACCATCCACGCGCTCTCGCGGCGCGGGGCCAACACCATGGTCAGCCTCAACTGCACGGCCGTGCCCGAACACCTGCTGGAGAGCGAGCTCTTCGGCCACGTGAAGGGGGCCTTCACCGGCGCGGCCCAGGCCCGGCAAGGGCTCTTCCTGGCCGCCGACGGCTCCACCCTGCACCTGGACGAGATCGGCGACATGCCCACCCACGTGCAGCCCAAGCTCCTGCGCGCGCTCCAGGAGAAGGAGGTGCGCCCCGTGGGCGGCAGCGAGGCCATCCGCGTGGACGCCCGCATCCTGGCCTCCACCAACCGCCGCCTGGAGGCGCGCATGGCCGCCGGGGAGTTCCGGGAGGACCTCTACTACCGCCTCAACGTGCTCACCCTCCACGTGCCGCCCCTGCGCGAGCGCTCCCAGGACATCCCCCTGCTGGCCAGACACTTCCTGGCGCGCACCTGCGAGGAACTGGAGACCGGAGAAAAGGAGCTGACCCCCGACGCCCTGGACTTCATCAAGGCCAGGAACTGGCCGGGCAACGTGCGGGAACTCTTGAACTTCGTGCGGCGCGCGGCGGTGTTTTCCAGCGGCCCCTACATCACCGAGGCCCAGGTGCGCCTGCTGGACGCCCAGGCGAAAAACCCCGGCGCGGCCACGGGCTACGGCAACTACCTGGAGGCCAAGGAGCGCGTGCTGGACGACTTCACCCGCTCCTACGTGCTGGGGCTCATGGAACGCACGCGCGGCAACGTGACCCAGGCCGCGAGGCTTTCGGGGCTGGAGCGGGTGTCTCTGCAGAAGATTCTCAAGCGCCTGGGCGTGGACGCCGCGCGCTTCCGTCCGGCCGGGGAATACGCCGACGAGTAA
- a CDS encoding YeiH family protein — translation MEDKRGAGALLAIVPGLALMIATFLFAQWLEGWLKPFTVFGFPEFFGRVLNLNYIIISIIMGVLYRNVLFKGTIPSWAADGFRTTRLFIKTGVIMLGSIYTLGGLAKLGLQAALLISAFVFGTVIFVMWLGKILKMDRSLVGVMGAACGVCGVSAAVATSPGVKAKPAEVALAIATILGFGVMTMFISPFLGNLLKFSDYQYGVWVGTGILNSGQVLASCLAFNPIVAPGTAVAYGELWNVMRVIIIPFVVFVITVWYWSGNKEEAGGQNISLLEILKSKFPIFVLGFVGMTVLSSLGLLGQEGSETSHLLRTLMQWIFGIGMVGLGAYIDFGEIKAAGGKPLIVGLVAGTTKYVLALFMTLYFISKDAPF, via the coding sequence ATGGAAGACAAACGCGGGGCCGGCGCGCTCCTGGCCATCGTACCCGGACTGGCGCTGATGATCGCCACGTTCCTCTTCGCCCAGTGGCTCGAGGGTTGGCTCAAACCCTTCACCGTGTTCGGCTTCCCGGAGTTTTTCGGGCGGGTGCTGAACCTCAACTACATCATCATCTCCATCATCATGGGCGTGCTCTACCGCAACGTGCTGTTCAAGGGCACCATCCCCAGCTGGGCGGCCGACGGATTCCGCACCACGCGCCTGTTCATCAAGACCGGCGTCATCATGCTGGGCTCCATCTACACCCTGGGCGGCCTGGCCAAGCTGGGCCTCCAGGCGGCGCTGCTCATCTCGGCCTTCGTGTTCGGCACGGTGATCTTCGTGATGTGGCTGGGCAAGATCCTCAAGATGGACCGCTCCCTGGTGGGCGTCATGGGCGCGGCCTGCGGCGTGTGCGGCGTCTCCGCCGCCGTGGCCACCAGCCCCGGCGTGAAGGCCAAGCCCGCCGAGGTGGCCCTGGCCATCGCCACCATCCTGGGCTTCGGCGTGATGACCATGTTCATCTCCCCCTTCCTGGGCAACCTCCTGAAATTCTCCGACTACCAGTACGGCGTCTGGGTGGGCACGGGCATCCTGAACTCCGGCCAGGTGCTGGCTTCCTGCCTGGCCTTCAACCCCATCGTGGCCCCCGGCACCGCCGTGGCCTACGGCGAGCTGTGGAACGTGATGCGCGTGATCATCATCCCCTTCGTGGTGTTCGTGATCACCGTCTGGTACTGGAGCGGCAACAAGGAAGAGGCCGGCGGGCAGAACATCAGCCTTCTGGAGATCCTCAAGTCCAAGTTCCCCATCTTCGTGCTGGGCTTCGTCGGCATGACGGTCCTGTCCTCCCTCGGCCTCCTGGGCCAGGAAGGCTCCGAGACCTCGCACCTCCTGCGCACCCTGATGCAGTGGATCTTCGGCATCGGCATGGTGGGCCTGGGCGCGTACATCGACTTCGGCGAGATCAAGGCCGCGGGCGGCAAGCCGCTCATCGTGGGCCTGGTCGCCGGCACCACAAAGTACGTCCTTGCCCTCTTCATGACCCTCTACTTCATCTCCAAAGACGCGCCTTTCTAG
- a CDS encoding biotin/lipoyl-binding protein, with translation MSAAEKKQKLTVFKTDRHEDLGACAFAALVVVFVLVYMAFFLSKVSINAPAEGKLLEMKVAVGDTISEGQPLYVYEVKKKKYVQGEVQETVAKETFKSKTPGKVLELKKKPGDSMKRGNALLVVEHVKGTLP, from the coding sequence ATGTCCGCCGCAGAGAAGAAACAGAAACTCACCGTCTTCAAGACCGACCGGCACGAGGACCTGGGCGCGTGCGCCTTCGCCGCCCTGGTGGTGGTGTTCGTCCTGGTCTACATGGCCTTCTTCCTGAGCAAGGTGTCCATCAACGCCCCGGCCGAGGGCAAGCTCCTGGAGATGAAGGTCGCCGTGGGCGACACCATCTCAGAAGGCCAGCCCCTCTACGTCTACGAAGTGAAGAAGAAGAAGTACGTGCAGGGCGAGGTCCAGGAGACCGTGGCCAAGGAGACCTTCAAGTCCAAGACCCCCGGCAAGGTGCTGGAGCTCAAGAAGAAGCCCGGCGACTCCATGAAGCGCGGCAACGCGCTGCTGGTGGTGGAGCACGTGAAGGGGACCCTGCCGTAA